TATGGGCTAGGGTCATAGGGTGGAATTGCCACCCAGGGGATGTGAAGACAAGGGCAAGACAGagacaggaaagcagcagctgcagttcctGGGTTAGGCAAAATTTGGGGCATTTAGCCTTCCTCTGCCTGGTGTCCTCTGAGCACCTCGTGTAGATCAAATACACCCCTGGGGAGCACTTGGGGGAGCACCTGAGATCCTATGGATCAAATACACCCCTGGAAGCAAATCTCCGATCTGCCCAAAAATCCCCAGCAACAAAtacacagcagagctcctgcaccagctccttgctgggctgcattcagaagagtgtggccagcaggtctagggaggttgtcctccccctctactctgccctgctgagaccacatctggagtattgtgtccagttctgggctccccagtccaagagggacagggatctgctggagagtgttCAAcaaaggctacaaggatgctgaagggactggaatcTGATGAcaaaaggctgaaagacctggggctggttggtctagagaggagaagactgagagggaatctgatcaatgtctgcaAATATCTACAGggtggggacaggacaaggggcaaaagacacaaactggaacccaggaggttccacctcagcatgaagaGACACTTCTTTGgtaggagggtgctggagccctggagcaggctgcccagagaagttgtggaatctccttctctggagactttcaagacacagctggatgtgttcctgtgtcacctgctctggcaggggggttggactggatgatttatgaaggtcccttccattctaagattctgtgatcctttgatCCTATCATCTGATGCATAAACCCCAGCTTGTAATCACTTCAGCATCCAGACTGAAGCACAGCACACCAGGATCTGCTGCTGCACCCAGGGACTAAACCAGCTCTGAATTAAGCAAATAGaacattaaaatgtatttgtgagtgcaggagggagcaggcagctcccagccagggATAATGGAGCTGTTTGTGCAATTGTGCTTGGGGCTATCATTAACCCCAGGGTTTTCCCCAGGGAAGGAGGACAGACACAGGAGCTGAGGTCACATTTAGGTACACCAGGAGCCGAATCAGgctcttggcttttctttctgcaacCAGCAATTTTTGTCTCCCTTCTTTGACCAGCTGTTATTTTCTCCATCTGCAGCATCAGGCCACGTACCTGGGAtcatgagcacagctggagctctccCCCATCATCGGCAAATCATGGTTGGAGAAGTCCTtaggatcaagtccaactataaccagcatctccctgcacacagctgtcagaccacatccctcagcacctcatccaacatcttttaaacaccttcagggatggtgactccagcacttccctgggcagcctgttccagtgccatcTTCCATCCCCAGCTCATTTCATTCCTTCATACATAGTCACACCCCCAAAGCTGTAATAAATGCTTTGGGAGATCACTGTGCAGGTATGGCACAAGCAGGCAAAAGACTACTACACCTTGGGGCATGTCCTGCTCAGTTCTGACATTAATCCACCCCAGATAATTCAGACCTCAGCCTTGGCTCTTGTTCAACAACCTGGCAGAAGGTTTTCCAGCCAGCTACATCTCTCTAGGGCAAAGGGAATCAGAGAAATTAACCTACTGCCCCAAGACCTGAtttccagaaggaaaagaaatttagAAAGCCATAAACTTCAAAGAGactgaaagctgctggcagggatttatctcagagctctgcaaggcTAGAGCTAAAAGCtgagagcagaaggaagcacaGAGCTCAGGCCAGTCTCCCAACAAATGAAGCTTCTGACTCAAGTCCTCACACACCTCCCCCACCTCATATCTTCTGGTCAACCCCCAGGGAAATAATGCAGAGAGGACAGGTACAGGCTTGTTTTTATTAAAAGACATCTTCAGAAAAAGATAtttcagtacaaaaaaaaaaagtttaaaatacagaaactacagctgctgctgcttttcagcatcAAGGTTTATAAATTACACCACATCCTTAGGAACACTGCATTTAAATACAGAAACAAATGAAACCCACCCACAAGGTCCAACATCCTCCGTATGACTCTGTACAGGGGTTtgcagcctggagctggagcaTCCTCCACATGACTCTGTACAGGGTTTTGAAGCCtggagctggagcacagcagccaaTATGACTTTCAGGGGATGCTCAGGAAGCCCCAAGactgcagcctggcctgggagaGGTTTTTGGGACCTATTTCGCCCACCTCTCTCCCAGACACCCACCCCAAGGGCACCTCACAGGGTAACATGCAGCTCTTGCACAGAGCCCTGTGTTGTCCCTTGGCCCTTCAGAGCCAGTTCTGGGATGTGCAGGTGGGGTGGTGCCACTCACTCTGCAAAGCATCAGCAGTCTGTTGggagaaggcagctctggaggctTCAGGAGGATTTACAGCTGACAGCAGTGCTGGTCCAGCGCAGGGACAGTCACTGCTCTGCACCTGCGCTGTCCTACTGCTCCTCctaaccacccccagcagcactggtagGCTCCAGAGCTTCAGACTCAACTTCCAGGATCTGGCCCTCATGCAATCAGCTGCAGGGTCCCACCCATTGTCTCCTGGAGGTGGAAGCTGtttccccagctcccagcaaaATCTAGCACAGACAGAAACAGAGAACTTCAAAGCTGTGGGGGCCGAGGAAACCAAGTGAGCCTGAAGTCCCTTTCTGTACAGTGTCCTTCAGCCTTCTCACCAAAACCACAGCCCCAGTGGATTGAAGtcactggagcaggagctgcacagaTGAAGCTGCCTGAGGCTCACTGGGCCATGGCACCAGTGAGggaaggaggctctggggactTTCACAGGAGGTACACAGGACATCATTTGGGAACAACAGTGAAAGACAGGACACAGCAAGGCCAAGTACCCAACACTTGGGTCCAGAGTACCAAAATACTTCAATGtgctccccccttcccccagcctCCACTCATCAAAACTAGCACAGAAGTGTTCAGACAGGACAAAAAGCACCAAACAACTTGAACTTGCTACAGCAGCACGTGGCAGGGTGGGAGACCCTTGTGCATGCTCTGGAGGTCAACTTCCTCTTCTGGTTTGGGAGCTTCCATCCAGGGGTTTCAGGCAAATGGAGCTGTTGTGCCACTGAAGGGCTGCCAACCAAGAGGAACTCCTCGGGGGCTGCCTGAGGAGGGTGGTTTGGTTCTTTGTAAACACCAGGTGAAGGAGCTCAGGTCtgtgctccacagagaaagtcAAGTCTCAGGTGGCAGCTTTAGGGCTCTGCTTCCAGCGCTGCAGGTTGGATTTTCATGGTGGTGGACTTCAGAGGGTAGTACCTGCCCTTCCATGTCTTCCAGAAGATGCCCTGCTTGCGCTCGTGCCGCTGCCGCGGGATGGAGCGGAAGTACTTCCCGTTGAGGTTGGCATGGCCACAGGTGCTGAACCACCAGCCACCTACCCAGGCAAGAGATGCAGAGTTAACCCACAGCACTTCCAGACAGGAAACAACAGGCTCAAGGCAGATCCCCCCTTTTccagggctttttcttttttcccagggCTTTTTCCCAGTGCACCTCACACGCACTCAAGCCTCACGTGCTGGGAAACCTTTGCACACACCCTGCATGACTTCAGGATGCCTTTACAACCCCCTCATGCTCTTTGTGGGATGCAAAACCTCCTCAAACCCTTCAGCAGCCCCCTCTCAGCTCTGAGGAGTGATCACTGCTATGCTTGAAAGGTTTCCAAACAAggtggcagccagcagagctgctacaAAGACAGCACAGGAgcactgcttccagctctggtgtccccagcacaaggggGACAAACTGTTGGAATAGGtccaggaggccacaaagatgatcagagggctggagaacctcccctctggggacaggctgggagagttggggatgctcagcctggagaagtgaaggctgcagggagacctcagagcagccttccagtacctgaaggggctccaggagagctggggagggattttggacaagggctgggagtgccaggacgagggagaatggttttgagctgggagagggaagattgagagaggggatgaggaagaaattcttgagagtgagggtggggagagactggcacaggttgcccagggaggctgtggatgcttccagCCTGGAggtggccttgagcaagctgggctggtgggaggtgtccctgcccatggcaggcattggagctggatggtcccttccaacccaaactattctatcattctgtgcaACCCCACCTGCATTCACAAAGCCCTCATGGCTTCAGCTTCCCTCCCAGTTCCCTGCACTGCCCCTCCCAAAGATGCagctttccctgggcagcagggaacAAGCCCTTGGGCTTTTGGTCAACAAGTCCCTGACTTCCAGTCAGCACTTGGCTGACTGAGCctgggtgtgcccaggtggccaagaaggccaacagcatcctggcttggatcagaaacAGGAACTgggcccctggactcagcactggtaaagtcacaccttgaatcctgggttcagttttgggcccctcactccaagaaggacattgaggagctggagcaggtccagagaagggcaacaaagctggggaagggtctggagacaaggctggagagcagcagctgagggagctggggttaagCCCAGAGtaaagaaggctcagggcagacctcctCACTcttctccctgaaaggaggttggagccaggtgggagttgggctTTTCTACCAAGAAACAAGCAATTGGgtgagagaaaacagcctcaagttgccccaaggGAGGTCTAGGTTAGAGCTGAGGGACAATTTCTCCCCCAGAAGGGTTGttaaggcctggcccaggctggcagagcagtgctggagtccccattctCAGatgggtttcaaagccatggagatgtggtgctgagggccatggtttaggggtgccctggcaatgctgggttaagggctggacttgatcttagaagtcttccaacctagaccattctgtgagtctaaaCCAGGCTTAACTTCAAAGGGGTCTAGATCCACAAAGTCACTGTCCCACTGACAGCCACCACCAGACAGGGCTGAGAGTGCCCacagctgggaaggaggagCTCACACTGACCTGAGAGGTGCTTGGCACAGTTTGTGTCAGCTTTGAGGTCATGGTCACGATCCCGAGTGGAGAAGGGCAGCTGCCTGAAGTCCCCAATGGAGTTTTCCAGCTCTCCAGACAGAGGTCCCAGCAGGTTGAGTGTGTAGGCTGTGCTCTCACCACCAAGGCTGAAGACAAACTGAACCACCTGGGAATTTCCCTCCCAGTCTTCCAGCTCAATCAGGAGATTGTATCTCCCCTCTTGGACAAGGTGATGCATCTTCTCCAGACCCAGCCAGAAGTCACCTGAGACAAGAGATGTTGCCTTGGCTGCAAGGATCCAAACTCACTGTGCCAAGCAGACACAAGCAGGCTCCAAAGACAAAAAGGGACAACCCAGGACACTGCAGCATTTGAGCCACTGTCTGGCACCTGCAGGGCAAGTCAAGAGGACCAAGgaccccctccttccccttcctcagcCCAGCACTCTGCTGGGGCACACAGAGATGCCCAGGGGCCAGCAAAGGGAGTAACTTGTGCTATCACTTATGGGATATTAACAAGATAGCCTTTGTCAGCCACCTACCGTGAAGGTCTCCAAAGCCATTCTTGTAGGCATCCCACAGCTGGTCAAAGTCCACAGAGCCATCTGTGCGCCTCTGGATCACTGTCCAGCCCCCCTCTGTGGGCAGGAAAAGCACTCATTTGGGGGCACCATTTACTGCACCACCAGGCAAAGGGCTGTGGGACATCCCCACTGCTTTACCTGCAGTCATGTCACAGTAGACTTTGAAGGGCTGAGATCCTGCAGGCTGCACCTGGAAAATgccactgctgtgctgcccAGTCAGGAAGAGCTGGTGGCAGTCCTCTGGGAGCTCTGGGGGGTAAGGAAACAGTGATTGAGGACatagccccaagtccctcagcaggtTGCTCCTACCACAGGCTCAGCATTTGCAGCCCTggccagcagcccaggcagctgtgCACAGTGGTGCCTGGGGCTCCGGACACGTGCTGGGGATGACAGCCTCTGACCTCAGCATCTCCAAACGCTGTGACCCTGCATCTTTCCATTTATCCAAACCGCTCCTTGGGCTTCCAGCCAAGGCAGAAGCCGGGCATTGGGCCAGCCTGGGGTGACCTAGGCTGGAGAACGAGGCTCCCTGTCAAGGAAAGGCCCTGAGGAGCTTCCCAGCTCCTTGcatgcctgcagctggcagaagcagcCCGTTTGGGGTGGGGTAATGCCAGGGCCGAGCATCTACATCCCACCCCGAGGCTGAAGCTGCCTCAAAGGGCCTCAGAGGCAAAACAACCCCCCAGGTCCTGACATGAGGAAGGTTCTCAAGCACCCAGCACCTGACCTCTTGCTCCCAGTGACCATGGTGGCCCCAGCCAGATGTTCTGCTGGGCAACCTGCcaccagcaggcacagggccaggctggggtCACCCTTTTTGCCCAAGACACaccaagcagggcagggaggcagggagctCCAGCTTACTGCACAAGTGGACTGCCAGGGGTGAGGCCACCCCTCAGCttgtcccctccatcccctcaccAGCTGGGCTcccacctctccttcctcctcacaggacttTGCCCGGAGCTGCCAGCAAGGCACCGTTTCAACAGCGCCGACAAAAGTCCAGCCACAGCCTCCGCCCGCGGCACTCGGGGGGCAGGCAGGGTAGGGGGGGACCTGTTACAAGACCCCGGTCAAAAGGCCACAGGAGGATGTGCTGGgggggctgcagctccaggctgcccCTGCAGTCAAGGGGCTCTTTGTCAGCCAGGACAGGTGCCCCCCTCACTCCCAGACAAAGGGGAGTCTGTTCTctctgcacagggctgggctggggcttggtggctcacagctgctgccagcgtGACCCCACAGCAGACGGTGCAGAAACCCAACGCCAAGTCTGGGCTGTGCCAGGTGCTAGCCCCAGGGCCAGGACTGGCACTGGGTGGCAGTGGGGAGAAGGCCTTCCCCCACGGCCACAGAGCCTCACATggagcagaaaggaggaaaaattgaGCCTTTGAGCTACTGAGGGCAAGAGCAGACCCCACAGGGCATCACCCCCTGCCCCCATCCTCACTGGGAGCCTGGGGAGTCCCAATGCTATGCtgcagcaaagagcagagccacaaCAGGAAGAAGGGTCAGTGTGGAGAGGACCTGGAGACAGCAATGGGacacctgccagcagctgaactcTCACTGAACTTTCCCCCTCCTAGGCACAGGCAGTTCTTCTCCCACcagacagctctgcaggcagcatggcACATTGGCATCCATCACAATGTGGGCACAGGACTGGTGGCCCATAGGACAAACATGTAGTCCCAAGACATCCCCCAAGCCCTGCATATCCCTCCCTGGCTGGAGGGAGAGTGCTTTGCAGACAAAGTCACCTGCACTGTAGGGAGGCAGAGGATGTTCCTTACACCCCCACTTCCTAGGTGGATGCAGCCAGGAAAGCCAAATCAGGCTCAGAAGGAAAATCCAGAACCTGTCCCCTTCACACACAGGTGCAGTCACCTCAGCTCACaagggtggcagcagggaggggctggaggctgctctctgctcctcacctcctctcccagcactgTTGTGATGGTTCCCTGGGTGGATGCTTGGCGGCCCCAGTGTGCAAAGTCAACCCCATCCCTGGCTGTTCATTATCAGGGCCCTGGCTGCTGACTGCACTTGGGATCTCTTCTGCCTTCCTGGTGCAGTGGGGacatttctgcagctgaatGCAATGCAGCTGcttgaacagcctcagctcaaTCTTTTTGTATGAGGAACAGGCTCATTAGCTCCAGCTCACATTGCACATCTGTAGGGCACCAGCAGAACAGGacctcctggctgctctggatgtttttctttccctcctcctttatTTAGCCAAACCAGGGAAGAATCAACAAGGCTGGCTGGAGCTGCCCCAGGCATGGCCCCAGATTTACCCAACAGGATCTCCAGGCATGACAGGACATCACCTCCTGGGATAAACACCCTTTCTTGCAGATGGCAGGGCATGCCTGGAGCTGTTTGCATCACCTCCCCCTCACCCACCCCAACCCAACTATTTTGGAGTCCCAGCACCACAGGCAGACAGTGAGCAGGGCTCTACCTTTCCCCTACTGGGCCAGCTGCCAGCAAGCGCAGGCTCTGCCTAAAGATCTGATCCTCTTTCTGCAAGCGATTAAACCTTTCACTCTCCAGGCTGCTTCAAGCCTTCAACTTTCACATGCTTGGCCCCATGCCAGCTCTGGCCTGAAAAAACTTGTGTTCACTGGATGCAAATAAAAGAGTCTTTCTGaaagagctgctggtgcagtTCATCACTGCTCCCCGGGGCCCTGCTGCACCGTGGCTCTGCCCGACAACGGCAGGGAGCCGCTGGCAGaaggctgctcagcactgcctaCTCTGGAGGCAGCCACAAGGCTCCCCAGGCAGAGGGCACGGGGCTGGGCTGCCAGGCAGTGCTTTGAGATCTGCCAGAAGACTCACTTGGTAATGAGGGGAAGCCAACTTGTTTTCTGTCAGCAATATCAACATCAGGGATcaggcaggacaagggggagcTCACAGCTTGGCCTGGTAGGAGACAGGATGTCTGGGGTGCTGAGGACACTCTGGGTCTCCCCATTGGGGACAATGTGGCACCAGAAGGTGCTAAGCTCTCAGCACCATGCTTCACAAGTGTTGTtgcacccagcagcacagcctacAGCTACCATCAGCAAGTAGCAGAGACCCAAATCCATCTCCCTGCACCCTGCATTCAGTATAACCCAAGAGAAGAGCAGGACAGATGAActggttggactaggtgactttTAAAGAGTCCTTCCATCCCAAATGACTCCTTGGCACACTCCTGAGGGCAAGACATAATGCagagtggggaaagaaaaaaatgtggaagGGATGCTTTGAGATAGTTATCTGGcttgctggtgctgctctgaCCATGGGAGACCCTGCTGCATGCtggccagccctgccaggctgagcaccAGGAGGAGTTTGGAGCCCTGTGTTGCATCTCTCAGCTTGCCTGCATCAATTCTGCAGCAATTTGTTCTGCCCACCCAGCTTGCAGGCACACCAGTGACAGCTCCAGGCTCACCATGTGCTTCCCCATAGCTATCCCCATGCACCACCCCAGGCAGGATTTCCCCATGCATCCTCACCCTGCCTAGTTTCTGTTTGGCTCACATTGGACATCCCCAGACAGCTGCACGGATGGAGCCAGCACCATGATTTAGCTGACACAACAtgagagcagctgctcctggccagaaAACCCTTTGGGGACAGCAGTTCCTGTCtgggaggaaggctgcaggacgtggcacagccagggactccgctctgctgctttcactcggcaggagctgctccagccccttgccAGAGAGGATGCtccaggcagagccaggagctcGGGATGCAGCATCCACTTGCCTGCTCCACTGCATGCTTCCCAGGCCTGCGAGTCCCTGGTGCtccactgcagctcagcaccttcTGCTGAGGACAGTGTGAGCTGAGGCACTTGTCTGACACATGAACCCTAAACAGGAGCCAAGGCAGATGGACCCACAAGGCTCTAACTCTCCTCCCAGGACACCCTAATTCTCCCCCTGGCACCAGCAGACATGCTGAGAAGCAAACCTTCTCTGATAAAGTGAAAGCAGGTGAACAAGAGTTAAGTCCAAGAAGCACAGATGCTCCTTTCCTGCCTGCATTTTATCCCCTGCCCCCCACCTGCCAATCCTCTTTGACAAATACCTGCTAGCAGGGTTTGTCCACTCCCCATCACATTCTTAATGTCAGGAGGGAAAATTCCTCTTAAATCCTTAAATTCCTGCTGCTGATCCAAAAGGCTAGGATCTGCCTGTGCTCCAGATCCCCTCTGCCTGGCCAATCTCCCAAGCTCTGGGTTTGCAAGCAAATCTCACATCCTGACTCAGGACAACTGAGCCTTTTGTTTCCAAACAGTTTCAACTGCTGAGGgttgctgcagcagggagcagcagggtgggaTGGGCAGATACTCACTCTGTGTCAGCATGGGCTCCCCACTGGCATTCTGGCTCTGGTTGGTGAGACTGAGGCTCTTCAGGTTTATCTTCCACTTGGGAGACTGTGTTTTGTTGTCCTTCAGGTGTAAAGGGATTAGTAAATTGACCtggcgaaaaaaaaaaaaagcacaagtcAGAACAGTTCGATGTCAGCTCATTTTCAATGCTGTTACTCAGGGCcaagctgccagctgctccgCCACGATCAGAGCTGGGGCTGAACTTGCCCAGAAACCTCAAGGAATAGGAGGCAGAACATGACTGTGGGTTTTCACACCCCTGCTAATGAGTTTATTCTGCAAAGGATGAGCCGAGAGAATCTCTGTTCCTACACACCAATTCCTTCTATTGCTTGCAGCTTGCTACCTTTGGACTGACAACTGGGTCATGGTCTTTGTAGGGCCCCCAAAGTCAGGTAGCAGCAGCACAACCAGTTCtggttctgctgtccccagagcaCGATGCCAGGGTCCCACAGCACacaggaccagcagcagccccctaGCCACACAGAGGGATGAGAGCTCACCTTGCTCTGCAGGCTTTTGATCTGCAGATTCTGCTTGTCCAGCTtgtactgctgctgcttgatCTTCTGCAAGAGCTCCTCGATCCGCAGGTTCTGTGCATCCATCAGGGACTGCATGTGGAAGAGCCAGGTAAGCCCTGCAGCTCCGGGCAGACCTGGCAGTGCCAgtgccccagcagggctgctcctcacagctgctcccaatgtccccagcaccaccaggtccATCTCCACCTCTCCCCTGGGACCGAACCCACTGCTCCCAGGAGGGTCGACAGCCCCCAGTGCTCCGAGCGTGCCTCGCCGTGTCCCAGagggctgctccctgcagcaatCCCCAGCCGCTCCTCGCAGGCTCCGTCCCCTACCTCGGCTGCTCCCCGCCATGCAAGAACCCCTCCCTGACTCTCCCCAGGCCGATCCCAGATGTCTCGAGCGGGTCTGGTGCCCCCTCCCCCTCAGGTCGCTTCCAGTGGCTGGTTGGGTCCCGGTCTCCTCTGCTCCCCGGGTCGCTCCCGCTGCCTGGCTGGGTCGGGTCCTCCCTGCTCTCCCGGGGCCACTCCCAATGCCTCCCTGCGTGTCAGGTCCCTCTCCGCTCCCTTGGGGCCCTCCTCCCGGTCGCTCCCGGTGTCCCCGAGCGGGTCGGCTCCCCCGGGACTGCGGGCGATGCTCACCTGCAGCGCTCCCAGGTCCCTGGCGCTCTGGTTGCCGCCCGGCCGCGCCTGCAGCGCCTGCCGAACGCGgccctccagctgctccagccgGCCCTGGATCTCGGCTTTGTCGGCCGCCACCTCCTCCAGGCGCTGCCGCAGAGCCTCCGAGAGGTTGAGGAGCTGCCGGCCGCGGCCCTCCAGCTCCCGCACGCTGTCCCGCAGCCGCTCGCCCCTCTCCTGCGCCTCCCGCGCCTGCCGCAGCAGCCGCCCCATGGAGCTGTTGTGTGCGTTCAGGCGGCTGCCCAGCTCCCGCATCTGTCCCTTGGTGCGGTCCACATGCTCCTTCAGGCCGTGTCCGAGCTGCAGCAGCCCGTGGGCGATCACGTTCACCTCGTCCCAGGAGGCGAACTGCGCTCGCCGCTCCTTGCCTGCCATCGCTCGCCGCTcggccccggcccggcccgccgCGGGCCCTGGAGCCGCGGCCACAGCCGCCgcagtgcacagcagcagcGCTGCCCCTGTGAGCTGCATGGCTGCGCCGGTGAGCTGCACACCGGCCGCGCCGCCACCAGTGCCCGCCCCGCCGCCTCGGCTCCGCTTTTATCGCCGCCCGCGCACCGCGGCGGGGAGGGCCCCGGGACCGGCCCCTCCCCGCCCGCCTGGCCCCGCCGCTTTGTTCgccctccccagccagccaggGGCTCGGGCCGCTCCGCACCCCCCGCCCGCGGCAGCCGCGGCTCCGAGCCTCGGCATCCCCTCCGCCCCCGGCTCCGAGCCTCGGCATCCCCTCAGCCCCCGGCTCCGGGGAGCCTCGGCCCCTTGCCTCTGAGACCTGCCCGCGCCCATCCTCACACCCTGTTCCATCCTCGTCCCCATCCTCATCCCCATTTTCATTCCTATCCCTGTCCTTGTTTGCCATCCTCATTCCTATCCCCATCCCAGTCCCCATTTACGattcccatccctgtccccattcCCATCCCTGTCCTCATCCCTGTTCCCATCTCCACTCCCATCCTTGTCTGCAttcccatccccatctccaTTCCCGTCTCTGTCCCTGTccacccctgctgcctgccctgcttctAACCCTGCACTCATCTCTCCCGAGCCACTTGGTTCCCCACTGCCGTGGAGCCCCCGGCCACGGCTTCTGCCCTACCATGTGTCCTGTCCCCAGGCCATGCcccactgggagctgctggcctTGGGGTGTGTGAGTGCCACAGGCAGAGGGCTCCCAGGCTCCCTAATGGGTGCTGGGGGCCCTGGAGTGAGTATCCACTGTGGgttcagggctctgctgggggtCTCAGCCCTGCCATGGGTGCACACTGAAGCTGCAGGGCTCCTGGCTGATGCCCTGCagggtgctgccagccctggcagggtGCATGCTTGGGGTCAGCTCCCCTCTGCAACCAGGGTCAGCAGGACATTCACTCCTCTAAAGGTTCCCAGGCTGCAAGGGGGCAAGGAGTGGACCCCTCCAAGGCTTCAGTGACCCCCCTGTGAAAAATGTGCCTCATTTCATTTGCAGTTGTCCTGGCCTCCTGGTGCCAgctcttccttcttgccctccACTGGCTTGGAGGGATTCTCAGGCTCTGTATTTCTCCCATGAAGGAATTCACACAGCACTTGTGAGGCTGTTCAGAGCAGATGGAGccttctgctccctccctgctggaggtttccttctgctgccccagc
Above is a genomic segment from Indicator indicator isolate 239-I01 chromosome 36, UM_Iind_1.1, whole genome shotgun sequence containing:
- the ANGPTL4 gene encoding angiopoietin-related protein 4, which translates into the protein MQLTGAALLLCTAAAVAAAPGPAAGRAGAERRAMAGKERRAQFASWDEVNVIAHGLLQLGHGLKEHVDRTKGQMRELGSRLNAHNSSMGRLLRQAREAQERGERLRDSVRELEGRGRQLLNLSEALRQRLEEVAADKAEIQGRLEQLEGRVRQALQARPGGNQSARDLGALQSLMDAQNLRIEELLQKIKQQQYKLDKQNLQIKSLQSKVNLLIPLHLKDNKTQSPKWKINLKSLSLTNQSQNASGEPMLTQKLPEDCHQLFLTGQHSSGIFQVQPAGSQPFKVYCDMTAEGGWTVIQRRTDGSVDFDQLWDAYKNGFGDLHGDFWLGLEKMHHLVQEGRYNLLIELEDWEGNSQVVQFVFSLGGESTAYTLNLLGPLSGELENSIGDFRQLPFSTRDRDHDLKADTNCAKHLSGGWWFSTCGHANLNGKYFRSIPRQRHERKQGIFWKTWKGRYYPLKSTTMKIQPAALEAEP